One stretch of Natronobacterium gregoryi SP2 DNA includes these proteins:
- the cyaB gene encoding class IV adenylate cyclase, which produces MYEVELKVPADLKRVRDRLEALEATPRGGVVQVDTYYDAPHRSFPETDEALRIRSERPAPDGSVDQHGDGQTRITYKGPLVDEESKTREEVETEVGDDEKMDDVLTNLGFEPAATVRKVRDRFTVDGTNGYVLTVTLDRVDEVGEYVEVETEVERESDLESARTAAAAVLAELDLDPDEQIQTSYLGLLLGA; this is translated from the coding sequence ATGTACGAGGTCGAATTGAAGGTCCCTGCGGATCTAAAGCGGGTGCGCGACCGCCTCGAGGCGCTCGAGGCGACGCCACGGGGCGGGGTCGTTCAGGTCGATACCTACTACGACGCGCCCCACCGGTCGTTTCCCGAGACGGACGAGGCGTTGCGAATTCGCTCGGAGCGGCCGGCTCCTGACGGGAGTGTCGACCAGCACGGCGACGGACAAACTCGGATCACTTACAAGGGGCCGCTCGTCGACGAGGAATCCAAGACTCGTGAGGAGGTCGAGACGGAAGTCGGCGACGACGAGAAGATGGACGACGTCCTGACGAACCTGGGGTTCGAGCCGGCGGCGACGGTCCGGAAGGTCCGCGACCGGTTCACGGTCGACGGCACGAACGGCTACGTGCTGACCGTCACGCTCGACCGGGTCGACGAGGTCGGCGAGTACGTCGAAGTCGAGACCGAAGTCGAACGCGAAAGCGATCTCGAGTCTGCCCGGACCGCGGCCGCTGCCGTCCTCGCGGAACTCGATCTCGATCCTGACGAGCAGATCCAGACCTCGTATCTCGGCCTGTTGCTCGGGGCGTGA
- a CDS encoding methionine adenosyltransferase — protein sequence MTERNIRVEPIDRQAVEDQEVEIVERKGIGHPDSICDGIAESVAGALAREYLDRVGEVLHFNTDETQLVAGEAVPAFGGGEVVDPIYLLIVGRATKHYDGQVIPTERIALTAAREYLEETIPQLEVGEDIVVDVRLGEGSGDLQDVFGEDEVSVPMANDTSFGVGHAPLTETERIVSEAERRLNGEFVDENPYLGPDVKIMGKREGDEIDVTVAAAMIDEYIPTMDAYRDAVESVREFVEAVASEHTDRDVTVYVNTADDYDEGSIYLTVTGTSAEQGDDGSVGRGNRANGLITPNRSMSMEATSGKNPVNHIGKIYNLLSTEIGKSVVDEVDDIRDLRVRLLSQIGRPIDQPHVADVHVVTDDGVTIEDVEADVEAIVDRELADVTEITRRVIDGELSTF from the coding sequence ATGACTGAGCGGAACATCCGAGTCGAGCCGATCGACCGGCAGGCAGTAGAAGATCAGGAAGTCGAAATCGTCGAACGAAAAGGAATCGGTCATCCAGACTCGATCTGTGACGGCATCGCCGAGAGCGTCGCTGGCGCGTTGGCACGCGAGTACCTCGACCGCGTTGGCGAGGTCCTTCATTTTAACACCGACGAGACCCAACTCGTCGCCGGTGAGGCGGTACCGGCGTTTGGCGGCGGCGAAGTCGTCGATCCGATCTACCTGCTGATCGTCGGTCGGGCGACCAAACACTACGATGGACAGGTCATCCCGACCGAGCGCATCGCCCTCACTGCCGCACGCGAGTATCTGGAGGAGACGATCCCCCAACTCGAGGTCGGCGAGGACATCGTCGTCGACGTGAGACTCGGTGAGGGCAGTGGCGACCTGCAAGACGTTTTCGGTGAGGACGAGGTCTCGGTTCCGATGGCAAACGACACGAGTTTCGGCGTCGGCCACGCGCCCTTGACCGAGACCGAGCGGATCGTCTCCGAGGCTGAACGTCGACTCAACGGCGAGTTCGTGGACGAAAACCCGTACCTCGGACCTGACGTGAAGATCATGGGCAAGCGCGAGGGCGACGAGATCGATGTCACCGTCGCGGCGGCGATGATCGACGAGTACATTCCCACCATGGACGCCTACAGGGACGCCGTCGAGTCGGTCCGTGAATTCGTCGAAGCGGTCGCGAGCGAACACACGGACCGCGACGTAACCGTCTACGTCAACACGGCCGACGACTACGACGAGGGTTCGATCTATCTCACTGTCACCGGCACCTCCGCCGAGCAGGGCGACGACGGCTCCGTCGGCCGGGGCAACCGCGCGAACGGGCTGATCACGCCCAACCGCTCGATGTCGATGGAGGCGACCAGCGGCAAAAACCCCGTCAACCACATCGGGAAGATTTACAACCTGCTCTCGACTGAGATCGGCAAGTCGGTCGTAGACGAGGTTGACGATATTCGCGACCTGCGCGTGCGCCTGCTCTCTCAGATCGGTCGACCGATCGACCAGCCACACGTCGCCGACGTCCACGTCGTTACCGACGACGGCGTAACTATCGAAGACGTCGAGGCCGACGTGGAAGCGATCGTCGACCGCGAGCTCGCCGATGTCACCGAGATCACGCGTCGCGTGATCGACGGCGAACTATCGACGTTCTGA